The DNA window tcgttaaaaaaaaaaaaaaaacgtaacgagaaagaatagcaacggctagaaaactaattttcattttatacctagaactatatttctcgattttgttaaaaaaaaaaaaaaaaactgataacAGTTaaggaactaaaaatttctctcactaTCCGAGGTCGGAATTTATTTAAAAGCGACAATCTCATCCAATTATCCGTCTGTCGAGAGGATCGCGGATCGATACGGAAAATCAGGTATCGGTTAATTATGCAAAAAGAAACCAGAaacggaacaaaaaaaaaaaaaacgacaaacaTGAAATCACCGCGGTAAatgtacgaatgaaaaaaaaaaaaaaaaaaaaaaaaaaaaaaaaagtagaaaataacGCATCACGGTCGTGTGTAAGAATATACGAAGGAGGAAAACCTCGAGGACGCTTGTCCTATTAAATTCGACACGATACCAATTTCAGGACATTCAAATTACCGCTGCGCGTATAAAAGTTTACATTGATAGAGAGAGGTAATTTCCCTTCGTTAAActgtaaattatatatatatatatatatatatttaactatatttacaaacaatatttctcttcggggtttttttttttttttttttgttagattgaaaattaagataacgattaattttcaatttttatttcctaattatatttatactgtAATAACGTgtagggtaaaaaaatttgaccttCGAatggaggagaaaaaaaaatatacacatgtatatataataacaacatCAACCCGTTACGGAACATAAATCGATCGAGCAgatttgttccttttttttgattttttgatttttttttttttttttttgcttttttttccccccgaCAAGTACGTATTGAAAAGAAGGCGATGCACATAAAAGATTACGTTATAGGTGTACGTATGAACGTGACATAATTTAATCGCGATAGGTagatgaagagagagagagagagggggagagaggcATACCTCCGTAACCTTGTGAGGAGAGGGTTACGTGAGGCGGGGATTCCCGAGGGATGATAGGATAAGGTTTTGCGCGAGCGCCCTGATGCAACAattttctcccccccccccccggcaATTATACCATTGTTCGTAAGGACTTTGTCACAATCTCTGACTCCGTAAACGACGGACGCGTCGACggtatttgaaaaactgtccaagcttttgcaaaaatttttctcccacTCGTCCGACATCGACgtgttgtaaaatttcaacctcTTCTTTTTCACGCCGTCATTCAAACCTTACCGCGATAAACTTCACGAGTGCGAAACGATAACGCGCGCGTTGTTCGCAAAAAACGTGATtgcgaaaaaagtaaaacgaataagagtaaaaaaaaaaaaaaaaaaacaaaaatatcgatacGGAGCGTGTTTTCGAAAGGTAATtagaaggaaggaaagagaaataatACAGCGACGAATCTTCGTTcgaatgagagaaaaaaaaaaaaaaaaatacgacgaaaaacgaaactgacaaaaaaaaaaaaccaaacaaacaacaacaacaaatcaccgcgagaaatttttacttccggtCACCGCTTCGGTCCTTCCAtccgatattcaaacagttttcttCAACGATTATCccgttttaccgaatttttccagtcaccgtaacaaatgaaatttctctcagtgatTGACACGAtcgtttttgttatttttttttgtggttttATAAgttaatagtaataaaatgaaacgatttagaaaaaaaaaacaattttccatcCTCAATCTTCgtaaaattagaaaacatcaaataaaaaaaaaaaaaaaaaagaaatccgtTTTCTCTCGTCAAGCGCCGAGCTGCGTGATTTGCGTTGtatgataatgataacaacaacagcaacaacaacaataatatcgatacggtgaaaaaaaaaaatatatatatatatatatgtatatatacgcatgCGTATATGGTGATATAGTTTATGTGAATATTGAAAGGGAATCCGACGATTATCGGAAGTACGGATCAGCTGCCGCCGCTTGCGTTCGGTATTTTAACATTATCCGTACCTTCTCGTATATTGAAAATGTGTCGTGCAAACTTGCTAACGGGGGTCTAAAGCTGTGACCGACTCCGGCGTTACAACTAACTGTACGTAACACGATACACGCGTATCAGGATTGTAAAGGTATGCATAGGTTGGAATTAATCAGGCGTTCACTTATTTGGCGATAAGTTATAAAAGCGAGATTCAATTATAGCCTTAGACCCAATTAGCAAGCTTACGCGACATCATTTCAAAATCGGAGAAGGTAGGATAATATTACGTATCGAATGTTCGAAGCGGCAGCGTCGGCGGCATCCTATAATCacattaaaatataatataataattaaatgttTAAACAcgcatacgtatacacatgTGTATTGTGCATATGTGCGTATGCACGCGTGTACGAAGATAAATatgaataagaagaagaacgaTCGacgtgaaaaacgataatactGTTAATAATTACTAATACATGTTTGTTaacgtgaaaagttttttttcggTACGGTAATTAAATTGCGATATTATTCTCGCGCGTTTGTAGGTGAATATCGAATATGCGCGGatcgatcgttttttttttgttgttgttgttgttgttggtggtgtttttgttgttgttgttgttgttgttgtataCAAATTATAAACTGTACGAATGAAATTACTTCGAGATCAATTGATGCGCGAAAATTGACCGtcaaaattgcatatttcccgataaaataaaaaattacgaatcgCCGCTGTTTAGACCTATCTTTATTTACTTACGAATCcgtaagaaataattttcatgcGCTTATTTTGCgtattcgttatttatttatttacgtttTTATGCAAGTACAATATTTCCCAATATTATCGTTTACGgcgtttatatatatatatatatatatatataaactgTAGGTGTGCAAAACGTAAAAACCACATagaaattcggaatttcttAGCACAAGTTTTTTCGTTCGATAAAACACAGGTACAGGTATAATAGAGCAAATATTAAAAGAAATCGTAGTAAAAAAcatgataaaaaacaatatatcTCGTTTATCGGACCGTATGTGTAAAAATAtcaggtgtaaaaaaaataataacaataagaaaGGTAATCAAGTAAGCTTGGTGCAATTTGCGTTATacgattattaattttaaccGAGAACTACGTGTCGTTCATTTTCGCGTAtcgatacatatatatatatatatatatatatatgtatgtatgtatataaatattatacctgtCCTTAAGAAGagtgaaatcaaatttctaTCGTCACAACCCTGAAATTGGttgaagataatttttaaaaaatgttgcatAATTATCCACCCCTAGAAAGTCTTACTTTTTCTCATAGcaaaattcattgattttccCAAGTTTTCAATCAAAAGTCCGAAATGGTAAAatgaggggggaaaaaaaaaaaccgaacgaaGATGAATTTGTACCGTTTAAAACGCCACTTGGAAAATTTGGCTATCTCTATTTTTGACGCCGCCAACCAATTTTTTAGTGCGACAAGAATGGAGGgggtagaaaaaaagatgtgcaaaatgttttgtttttttaaaatcatttcgaACCAATTTGAAGGGTACGAGCATCGAAACTCGATTTCACCGTCATTAAAGACAGGTCTAATAAATCtagtatgaaaaaaatgattgttatCAATATCCAGTGACAAGGgagaagaaacaaaatgaCCGTCGAAGAATCACCGAAATCGCGGAGGCCTTCCAGCGGAACAGGAAACGAAAACACTGAGCTAAAAAGCAGTCAGGtaagtgaataattttaattataaactcGGTTAATTACGTTACAAGTAAAACAACAGATggcgtttgaaaattcatgtattcaaTATTCGCAGTCAgatcttctctctctctctctcactctctctcatTTCTTCATCTCGAtctattttatttccattcttttattttctttgtcgTTATACTTTTGTTCTACAATATTGCTAGCCCTGATACTGCTGCCACGCAGTTATCTCACCGCCACATAATTGTCATCCAGATTTcagatatttgaataaaaaatttcatttgttacagtaactagaaaaattgagtaaaacagatatcgttaaaaaaaaatgtttgaatattggatggaattacgaaaaaaaacaaaaaacaaaaaaaaaaaaaaaaaaacgccgttatttcgcgatttttcaaCTGTCCGAAACTTTcggtaaaccgtaataaaatcaaaactcgtTTAATACATCAAAATCTCAGTTCCTTAAAAACTGATTGTAAATTTCTTTataaacaatgatttttttttttttcaccaacaatCCGTTACCGACAAACGTTTTACCAACTTAAACCTCGTTAATTTTAAGGTAAAACCAAAGACCGGATGTTTCCGTATAAACCCTGGATCAAAAGACGGTCAACGAGTATACTTGATCCAGATGATTTTACTGCCATTTATACCGATAGCCGCGCTTATAGCCCAAAGTTGTCACAGCATGGCGACGGCGGTAAAAGTTCTTCACAGAGCGGAAAACGTCGAACAACAGGTGACGCGATTTTGCAAAAGATTAAGTATAACtcttacatacgtatataggCATAACAATacgattatttaaataaattttccgtACGAGCCTCGAACGAATGATTTTGCGTAACTGGGCgcagaaagaaaaacaaaaaaaaaaaaaaaaacacccaaCCAATCAGTCGTTACTCCACGTCAAAATTCACAGAAAGAATAAATTTCCGATCCCATAATCATTCCGCTAATTAATCCAAATCTTTCTGTTGtccctcctcctcttcctcctgcTCCTCCTCACCTCCGACATTGACGACGCTGTCTTTAACTCGTTATATTCGCTTTTATCAATTTCCGTCATTACGATTAATTATCCAGGgtagtgatgaaaaaaaaaaacgaaaagaagaaaaaaaaaaaaacgctgcAGCTTCCGTTTGTTACGTCATTCGAATAATGCAATTAATGCGATTGCCTCGCAGGGAAACGTATAATCCGTAATCTTGGACAAagtgaggaaaaaagaaagaaagaaaaaaaaaaaccaataacaTTTTTAACAATCACGTAACAATCGTTGAACAGATCATTTTCTTCCCGTTTCTCTTGCAGATCGGTATTACAGTTGAAATCGGACGTTTGTTAACCGCGTTTCAACAGGAACGAACGCAAAGTgctatttatatatttaccgGTGAGAACAGGtgagttttcttttattttttttttattttttattacatatatcGTATAAAACAGATATACGCGTACgtgtattcatttatttaacaaaaataatcataaattttACCAATCAATTTTGAGAACAAAATAATACGAAACGTTGTATAatgttggatatttttttaactcgtacaataaatatcaataatatttttttaaaacttcatatacgtatatatatatatatgaagttttaacaaaatattgcatattattcacaaattttaacATTCGCAGAACGGCACTGAACAACGCTTACGCAAATACGGACGAGCTGCTGAGGGATGCAAATTGGACTTCTTGGAACGAAGATTCGTCGTCCGGCATCCGTTTTCACTTGACGAATTTCAGGTGGCTCTATAACTTTAACCtcaaatatacgtataacgttttgttttgttgttattgaattttatacgaAAGTTTTAAACGGTTATTTAGACTTGtcgttgttatttatttttttttttattgttcttttttttctgcccactctgtttgttattttcaacaacaatTTAACGAAGTACAGATTTATCTGTTTCAGCAAAGTGCGACGTGACGTTTTAATTACAAGAACAGTGTAAGTCCGATTGGTATAAGAATTGTTTTCGTTGTAATTGTAAATCTGGACAACAGGGGAttaatgatgaaataataataacgaataatCGAGACCTAACGCATTTTGCAATAACTGTGAATGCGGATAATTGTAGAAAGAAACTTGAGATACTTTGCAAGTCTGCACGTAActgcgtaaaaaatttcaccaatttttgagaatcgattgaaaacttttatgaaaattggttttgtGAGGCTTTTTGAGTCGCTAATCGCGAAACTGAGGTCAGACTtgcgaaatttaaatttagcGTATTCGATAAactgaagaagaaaaactaaagacatttggattttgatgaaaattgataccCGTCGGTTTGTTGGGCGGATGATCGCGAATCTGAAGTCGGATTGCGAAATCCAAAATGACGATTCAATGCGacggaaaaaaatctaaaaatattccgatttcGGTAGAAATTGGCAGGCGGAGATTTTTTGAATCATCGATAACGAATCCAAGATCAgacttccaaaatttgtaacgcTGGATCCGTTAGAGTggttaaaaataacaaaaaatcgtcatattttcatgaaacactctctctctctctctctctctatgaACTTGGAACCTGCAGTGTGGGAACTGGAAGTTCGAAAGCTGGCTCATGGCCAGCGTAAAACCgcttgttttttcgtttcctctTTACGAACGTATCGCTTAGTAATCACGAGTGTTCGTCAAGTTGCTACGACAGATGGAAGTCTGATCCTGAAACAGACTTTCTAGTTTCCATATAACGTCGCAGCATGTAACAGCCAGCGAGTGATATCATGTTCTTTtaaggatataaaaaaaagttcacgtCAATAATTTGATACGGATGCACCGCATAGCGTAACATACCTAACGCAATTGGATATCGAGAAATTTGCAATCGTGTAAACAGGACCAAATTTGCAtggtaatattttcttttgcCGCGGCCATGATACCGTCATTGAATTCCGATATCGTCGTACGAAACACAGCAAATAATCCGTGCGCGCGACTTTCGCACAGATCAATATTTATTCGCATAATCGCTAATCGGTGCAAAATTAATTACGAAATAATTTCCTTCTTCCGTTCCATCCTTTACTATATCATACATCCTTTATTCcttgagaataaaaatgaaaaacattgaaaatcaaGCGATTTACGAGTAACGTacgcaattattttttttttttttaatcgctTCTCTCCAGGTGCGGAAACCTGACGCAGGAATGTGACAACGGGGCGGCCGTTGAAGGCATGACGAGATGGTACGTAAGAGCGAATCACCAAATGCTGGAGCGAATCTCAGAACGCATAGGAAGCACGGCGACGGGAAATGTCTGGAGGTACGGTGACGCGGATGAAGGAAGACTATctttaattcaaatttatcaaacCGGCAGAGAAATAGAGacaggaattgaaaaatagagaTTTGTCGTTTTGCTAATTCCggtgtttgaaaaaactttcaaagGAGCCCGCAGAATCCTTACGgaaattcgttcgattttcaGTACGTTCGATCGAATCGTTTGATTTAAAGTCCCCTCGAAGCTTTACAATCcatgaaaatcacgaaatccatagatatcaaaaaatctgTTCTCACCTTTCTTCCGAAGCCTGTATCTCGAAAAGTGCTGATTTTTGATATTTGTGTCCGTGAGAACTATTGATCGGGAGGATATGTACTATGACGTGATGAAAATGCAGCCAAATTCCATGAGAATTTTCTTTTGCATTTTCACAGATTGCTGATAGCGTACAAGTACATAATGAGAAGCGTGGAACACGTGACGATATCCGTGATATTCGGATTGCAAAAGTACACCGAGGGACAGCTCAGCAATCAAGGATTAACTTCGTACGTCGAACACGATACTCTGGCTCGCGAGTATTTCGAGGCGATTCACCATTTTGCCCCGGGGCTTTTGCCTCTCGCAGACGACGAAGCTGGCGGTATTAAACGGGAGGTTGATCGTCGGTGAGTTGTTTGCTTCGCACGATTTTTCTGGTTTCAATAAATCCGGCATCGtttcattctctttttttttttttttctctacttttaCGAAATATTGCTTTTCAATTAACGGTAAAAAGAGTggtgattgttttttttttttttttttttttttttatttgccatAATTTCAATAACGCACCTTATATTATTGACGAATTAATCAGTGCATTGTttacttttataaaaatataatttacacaGTATTCCTGGAAATGGGAAATACACAGGTAAATTTACTTGAAGAATCCTGATAttctattttgaaaatgtctGTTCAAAAGAAGAAATTACAACGTCGATAATtgtattttaaacatttacGATTCGTAAAATTTGTGTAGATCACTTGGCGCCTTGTCGCAGGCAACTCGTCGTCGAAATCGCAAACGTACGATGGGTTGCCTGCCACCAGgcgttcgaattttcaactcGTACCGCATACCGGGTGTCGAATTCCTTCAAAGGATAATCGAAAAAAGGAGATCagagttaattttttaatttttcctttgaaaatcaaatatccGCATCTTGTGACTTTCAGACGCGAGGAAATTTCGTCAAATGTGAAAAGCGCGAGTAACATGATGTTACTGAACTCCTACTACATCGAAATGAACGAATACGTGGAAGTTCTCCGGAGTTACGGAACCGAATTGCAACACCTGATTCGGTACGTAAACGTCTTAAATCTCACTAGAAAACCCGATACAATTATGAATAACTGAGTAGAACAGACAAACGAacgagtaaagaaaaatagaagatGACGGAGGCGAATTTCGAGAAGAAATTATCGTTCCACCGTAATGAGAATGATAGGCATAGATGTATAAAAGATGGGCTGTAGCCAAGGTGTGAGAATTTCgagacagaaagagagagagagagagagggggagagtTGAAATAAGAATGGAAAAATCTATTGTACTGTTTTCAGCACTGGGTCTATTTTTGCTCGTAGGCAGCACCTTTTCAAAGAAATGAGGTCTGCGTCTAACCAGCAGGGTGTAGTCATCGCGATCCTAGCGCTGGTCCTGATTATCTCACCAGTGATAATCCTGCTCATCGGAAACGCGGCTCTAACGATTCAATACTTTGCGGGATCCCTCGTCTCGAGGACTCAGGAACTGAGGTAACGGTTAAACcgttcgattttcaaacgacAATTAAATACGCTGCACGTACATACCTGGTATGTATGTACTAGGGTGGTCTTTAAAAaggtaattttaaaatttcgaCCGGCTCcacataattaaaaaataatttcgtaattCTTTCTATTCAACCCTTTCAGGGGCACATCAAATCCACCGAACGGATTGAGATGAAACTTGGTGCGGGTGTTTTTTGGAATGCTGATTACGAAactgaactcaaaatttgaaaactaagAGTGTTGGATCCAATATGATGAACCAAAACCCCAAAGTCGATTGATATCGCCATATTGTATCCACCGTTTTGAACTTTTTAATTTCGAGTTCGGATTTGTAATCACCGACATCGAAAGCCTCCGATTATCgagttttattgaaatataatcactttttgaattttgcctcaccatattggatccgccattttgaatttacaaattttgagttcagattcgtaatcagcgatccgAGAAAAACCTTCctataccaaatttcatctgaatctgtttgataaattttctgtGCCCTTGAAAGGGTCGAATGGAATCCACCCTCTTTGGAGCACGGGTTAGAGTCGAgataaaaaaactgaaaaaattatggaataattttttaattatctggAGCCGATTTGAGGGGC is part of the Neodiprion virginianus isolate iyNeoVirg1 chromosome 5, iyNeoVirg1.1, whole genome shotgun sequence genome and encodes:
- the LOC124305482 gene encoding uncharacterized protein LOC124305482, which codes for MTVEESPKSRRPSSGTGNENTELKSSQVKPKTGCFRINPGSKDGQRVYLIQMILLPFIPIAALIAQSCHSMATAVKVLHRAENVEQQIGITVEIGRLLTAFQQERTQSAIYIFTGENRTALNNAYANTDELLRDANWTSWNEDSSSGIRFHLTNFSKVRRDVLITRTVCGNLTQECDNGAAVEGMTRWYVRANHQMLERISERIGSTATGNVWRLLIAYKYIMRSVEHVTISVIFGLQKYTEGQLSNQGLTSYVEHDTLAREYFEAIHHFAPGLLPLADDEAGGIKREVDRRREEISSNVKSASNMMLLNSYYIEMNEYVEVLRSYGTELQHLIRTGSIFARRQHLFKEMRSASNQQGVVIAILALVLIISPVIILLIGNAALTIQYFAGSLVSRTQELRREKGKSDRLLFQMLPPTVVKQLKQQKQVPAEDFESVTIYFSDIVGFTDLSSNSTPMEIVNMLNTLYRLFDSRIQKYDVYKVETIGDAYMVVSGLPQRNGSKHVGEIATMSLDLLSGIRCYTIPHRQGERLEIRIGVNTGPCVAGVVGTTMPRYCLFGDTINTASRMESTGEAMKIQVSQNTKDALDDLGGYITELRGSMEVKGKGMMNTYWLTGKEEELPPPVDQVESIFTLCSFIEPEFLQIINEMDDTPFSML